One stretch of Ipomoea triloba cultivar NCNSP0323 chromosome 8, ASM357664v1 DNA includes these proteins:
- the LOC116027001 gene encoding uncharacterized protein LOC116027001, producing the protein MGGRPRHANVVVNEKQIANEPAAPLISKNAQAPNGDKRPTGSVPRRAAEEEEHVIVRGENGGNVIESTRVHTGETRTEVTPSEDCPSQEHHVDPPDDLDYEGDVVMEVENDDRDTHREECIVWNCQGACGRDFHRVLKNMILTHKPAILSLVEPKVSGSHADAICKRLGFSDWVRVREVSQACWFFAVVYGSPTHHLCCRLWGELAMGKRGIQGPLLVAGDFNSVISQDETSNYSAFSIQRSSEFAEWIRDEGLIDMGFSGPKLTWVRSDQSGYTKGARLDRALCNISWRHSFPDATVIHLPRISSDHTPLLIQTEARILHNTEAPFQFQAACRKRVIMARLGGVQHSLTQHTHGGLVKLEKALIVEYQEILNQEELLWYQRSHEDWIVSGDRNTSYYHTAATIRKSQNTIITLRDDNGEWISNTNLLKTHVSNYYASLFSACSNTIFTDALESSFPRVPQDDWRVFNMDITKEEVRSALFDMAPFKAPGPDGFRID; encoded by the exons ATGGGTGGAAGACCACGTCATGCCAATGTTGTCGTAAATGAGAAACAAATTGCCAATGAACCCGCGGCTCCTTTGATTTCGAAAAATGCGCAGGCTCCCAATGGGGACAAGAGACCTACAGGTTCGGTTCCTAGAAGAGCTGCGGAGGAAGAAGAGCATGTCATAGTCAGAGGCGAGAATGGGGGGAATGTGATTGAATCGACTCGAGTTCACACGGGGGAGACCAGGACGGAAGTCACGCCTAGCGAGGATTGCCCTTCTCAGGAACATCACGTGGATCCACCGGATGATTTGGACTACGAGGGGGATGTGGTTATggaagttgaaaatgatgacAGGGATACTCACAGGGAGGAG TGCATAGTTTGGAATTGTCAAGGCGCGTGTGGTCGTGATTTCCACCGCGTTCTTAAAAATATGATTCTTACCCATAAACCTGCCATTCTTAGTCTCGTTGAACCGAAAGTCTCGGGATCCCATGCTGATGCTATTTGTAAAAGGCTGGGGTTTTCTGACTGGGTTCGG GTTAGGGAGGTTTCTCAGGCTTGTTGGTTTTTTGCGGTTGTTTATGGTAGTCCAACTCATCACCTCTGCTGCCGGTTATGGGGTGAACTTGCGATGGGAAAGAGAGGCATTCAGGGCCCGCTGCTAGTGGCGGGTGATTTTAACTCGGTCATCTCTCAAGACGAGACTTCAAATTATTCGGCCTTCTCGATTCAACGAAGCTCGGAGTTTGCCGAGTGGATTCGTGATGAGGGTCTTATTGACATGGGCTTCAGTGGTCCAAAACTCACCTGGGTCAGAAGTGATCAGTCAGGTTATACTAAAGGGGCTAGGCTTGATCGGGCTCTTTGTAATATTTCATGGCGTCATAGTTTCCCAGATGCTACAGTTATACACCTTCCGAGGATTTCTTCAGACCATACTCCCCTTCTTATTCAGACTGAGGCACGGATTTTGCATAACACCGAGGCTCCTTTTCAGTTCCAAGCGGCCTG CCGCAAGCGGGTGATCATGGCACGGTTAGGAGGAGTGCAACACAGCTTAACTCAACACACCCACGGAGGTCTTGTGAAGTTGGAGAAGGCTCTCATTGTAGAATACCAGGAAATTCTCAACCAAGAAGAGCTTTTGTGGTACCAGCGTTCTCACGAGGATTGGATCGTTTCAGGGGATCGAAACACGAGTTACTATCATACGGCTGCAACAATCCGTAAATCTCAAAATACTATAATCACTCTCAGGGATGATAATGGGGAATGGATTTCAAACACAAATCTTCTTAAAACTCACGTTAGCAACTATTACGCTTCTCTGTTTTCTGCTTGCTCTAACACTATCTTCACCGATGCCTTGGAAAGTTCCTTTCCGAGAGTTCCACAGGATGATTGGCGGGTTTTCAACATGGACATCACGAAGGAGGAGGTGCGGAGTGCCCTCTTTGATATGGCCCCGTTTAAAGCTCCGGGACCAGACGGCTTTAGAATAGACTAA